The Capsicum annuum cultivar UCD-10X-F1 chromosome 1, UCD10Xv1.1, whole genome shotgun sequence sequence ACTAAGGTGGCGTTTGGCCATGGTTCATTGTGAAAATTGAAGAAAgtagtttttgatttttaggtgaaAAATGATATTTGGAAATTGGTGTTGTTTTTGGCCATGAACAAATTAGACTTGTTTTTGAAATTCATGAGTAATttggagtgaaaaaagtgaaaacaacttttttgttgtttttgggaTTTCTGAAAATTTGGGAATTCAACTTCCGGAATTTTCCAAAATTTTATGGGCACGCGTGTTTTCtcagaaaaaaaagtaaaaaaaaatcatggccaaacaccacattTAATTTCATCAAGAACTTATGTTGTTGCACATTCTTCATTGGGCGACTCCAACATTTGAGTTGAAATGACATACTATCAATGGTAGCTTGGTTGAGCTTCTAGAGTACCTTTGAGAAAATCGGTATCTCTTGAGAATATGCTGCTAGTTTACCTTTTGCTTGTGTTTCATTTATAATGTATGAGCTATAGATTAAGAgcaaaaaatctaatttttgtaTCTTTGCTAGATGCCATAAAGTTCCACTGGGTCCTCTTTCCAATATTCGGTTAGTTGTAATCCAAAAATGCTTAAAGTGTAGGCCTTCATCTTGACGCTTTCTAGTTTGGACGAGTCTTACCTTTCCCTCTCTGCCTCGTAAGACTTGTGATGTTTTTTCCTTAGATGAGTTTCAAGATTTACCCTTGCAAATGCCTTTGAGTGGGGGAGCCTCTAGTTGGTTTTCAGTTCTAATCTGACACTACgtcttcgttttcttttttcctttttcttttttttttgtcattttgataGGTCCGgattcatattattttatgttgcTTCTTTCATTGTTTATTTTGCCTTTCTGATAGGTTCCAAatcgtattattttatctttcttcggCTTTCCTTGCACTCTTAGTGTAGATGGTTGTTGAACTTAACTGGTTTGAGATGTAAAATACAAAGCCCTTTAGGCATGCTCATTTTGAATTTTCTACTAGTTGATGGTTTTGTTGGTTCAAGAAAGAGAGGGAATGGGAGCAGAAGTTGAGATGAGTTCAGGTTgcaatattcattaatcataatAGTAATTACttcgtcaaaaaaaaaaaaaaagaaaaagaaaaagaagaagaagaagagggaatGGGCATTTTGGGAAGGATAGATTATCATTTCTTTACCCTAGATTGTTTGGTACAATTCAggggtggggtgggtgggggTTAAGATGTAGTTGCTTTCTATCTCTAATGGAAGGACCAAAGTATGCTAATGTTGGAAGTCTTGAAATTACCCTCTCACTTTCCAAATTCTAACAGAACAACAGAGACATCCCCTTATCTCTCTTCTTTACCTCCATGCAGCTATATCTCTACTGCAACAGATCACAGTGCTAGTTAGGATGTTGGATGATATTTGTCTGTTTCTTCTGCAGCCAACTCTCTTATATAACCTTCACTGTTGTCCCTTTGAATCTTAGCAAGTTTCTGGTTGTGTGATATTAGTTAGAGAAAATTACTTTATATAAAGTTACcggtttcaaaaaataaaaattactttataGTTTGATAGAGGCTGCTCCTGATGCATCTTTGGTTGAGGTTATTGTTTGAACATATGATCATCCATGAATGCTATTCGCTATAAATGATCTTCTCTCTGTCGCTCTGGGAGAGGGTGATAAATTTCTGGTTGACATGTTATATAAATTTATCATAGTTGCCTAAAAACATTTTGTTTTTTCTGGAGACAATGTCTGACATGCTATATAGACTTTGAAATTGTCGTCTACTTggtaaatatataaatgaatggCGGCACGAATAGTTTTCATCTCGCAATAATATCTTTTTTCAGCTATTTGCTTCACATGATTTAACTTCATATATTCAAGGTATTCAAATGAAAAGAAACTGTACCACTCGTGGTTGACTTCCTGCTTATGCTTTTAAGGTCCTAATATCTGGAAGAGAAGATCCAGATGCTCAAGTATCTCCAGCAATGGATGCTGTGTTTCGAGTATTCAAGCGAGTTGCAGGACTAGAAGGTGGTGATCCAGGAGCAGCAGCTGCTGGTTTTGCGTTTTGTTCGTTTAAGTTGCTGATGGCCTCATCGCAGGCTGTTCATTTGATAGGGAGACATGGTTCGACGATCAAAGAAATCCAGGAAAGATCTGGTGCCTCCCTGCGGGTGTTATCTGAGGGTAAGTTTTCTGTCTTACtggtttgtttgttttttcatCCAAGTATcattctcaactttttttttttaatcatttattgGGGACTTGGTTGCAATGACTGGGATTTCAATCCAGAATGTATACATAGAACCTCTAGTTAAAACGATACCTACAAATATACAGAGCTGTTCATACGATAAAGCTACAACATTTAACTACATCTCAATCCCAAGTTAGTTGAAGTCGTCTGTGTGAATTGTCAATGTAGAGCCATTTAaaccttttttgaaaaaaaattggtaACTGTTTCTATTTCTGTACATCAGTACATGGGTTGTACTGAAAACCATATTTACATAAGGAACTGTAAAAGTACTGTACTATCCCTATAACGAGTCTCAGACATCAATGATAGAGACAGTATCATTAGAGTCTATctgattacaccaaaaacacaaagtCAAATACAATTCAGTTTGACTTGCTGCATATTACTCTCtgaacaatagcaacaacaaacccagtgtattcccacaaagtggggtctgaggagggtaaaatgttcgcagtccataccgctaccttcaaagaagtagagaggctgtttccgatagaccccggctcaagataaagaatagtaaacaatgTCGTAATGAAACAGTGAAACAGGATGGATGGTATAACAgagataagaaataagaaataacaaaaatagaaataagagaaataagaaataagataaataagagcaataagaaataagaaataagaaataagaaataagacacccacacaGTAGTAAACATACACTCACAAACCAAAGACACCTACCACACCCGAACTCCCTGACTAGTTgctcctacctatggacacagtcctaggattactaacccggctacacaagagcTCTCCTAACTACTTGCTACGACTCACCCACAcaccctagccttctacccttatccacgACCTCCAGTGGCAGACCCCAACTTTTCACCAAGTGggttcaatatataaaaaataaatacgcAACAAATAAAGCAAAACAAAGTTTAATTAACTAAAACATATTATTAAAATACTATCGTACGAGTTTTCATTTCTTGAAACCTATTCATAATACTTTCATCAGAAacagtattaaatattttttttctacataaGGCACCATACAACTGCTCATGAAACCATCATCCATTCGATTTCTTAATTCATTCTTGATCAACTTCATGGCCGAAAAGGCTCTTTCAACTGTAGCAGTGGCGACCGGCAGGAGCAATGCAAACTTTACAAGACGAAACACAAGAGGATAATTAAAGTGTTTTTTTGTCTTAACTAGCTCCTCGGAAAGGTCACCAAGTCCTTTTAGATTAGAAAACCTTTCATCAACATCACGAACATCAACAATATAAGTTTCTAGCCGACTCTTGAGAGTAACCATTATATTTTCACCAAAATCATTAGGATATAATTTAGCCATTCTTAATATTTTGTTTGTGTCAAAATTAGAAAATGAGCCAACTGGATTCAAACAAGCAACCCCAATAAGCAAATCTGTTCTCACCTCATTAAAACGATCATTAAGTTCTTGAAGTTGCCAATCAATAATCTTAAAAAATACTTCCACGCGATAGTGATGTGAGATAGTATAATCAGCAACTCTTCGTCGAGATCTTCcaaaattaacataaaaattattaaaattgggTATCAAAATATCATACCTGACACAAAATGCTGATACATTTTTGAAAAGTGGATCCCATCCTTCATCCCATAAATCTTGCAATCGTTTCTTTACCACTTTAACAAGAACAACATTTGCAATATCTTGCTCTTTCTTTTGTAAGGATTCATTAAGCTTATTTGTGATTGCTAAAATCTCTCTCATTAAGTGCAATATGAAAGCAACCTCAGACGTTTGACAAGTTTTGAGATATCCTGTTGCCTTAACTTTTTCTTCAACAGATTCAGAATTAACAACAATAGTATCAAGGAAAACATACTAATAAAGTTCTTAAACTATTTATAGTGTGTACCCGAACGAGTATTAGCAGCTCTAGCAAGACCAAGTTCTTGATTCAAGCCCTTACCAGTTTCAATCTCACCCATATCTAGTGCCTCTTGAACTTTTTCTGCTTGAGCTTGTCGAAGTTCATCTATTCGTTTAAAAGAACCTCCTACTACATTTAATACATTGGAAATCAACAAAATAAGTTCTCCAACTTGAAGACGTTTTTTAGATACACCAACAAGAGTCAACTGAATTTGATGAGCAAAACAATGAATTGCATGAGCTGATCTACTTTCTTGCCGAATCAAAACTTTAAGGCCACTTAGATGCCCTTGCATATTGCTTGCTCCATCATAGCATTGCCCTCGTATACAAGATAAACTCAAAGAATGTTGAGTAAGATAGTTAACAACTGCTTCTTTTAAACATAAagcactagtatcatgaatatggaCAATCCCTGTAAATCGTTCCACAACAGATCCCCCACCATCAACACAATGCAAAATAATTGCCATTTGTTCCTTACGTGACACATCACAAGATTCATCTACTAACAATGAGAAATAATCACCATTTAATTTAGATCCTCCATAATAGCTTTAATTGTTTCAAGTTTACATGCACTGACAATATCCTTTTGAATTTTATGAGAagtcaattgattattttttggagcctttttcaacacaaaatctctaattctatcacaCCGACTTGCATACCataaaagaatttcaagaaagttgCCCTTATTTAATGATGATTCATCTTCACGATGTCCACGGAATGCCAATCCTTGATTCAAAGGAGTCTCACCACATCAACAGAAGCTTGTAAACTAATTTTGTATTCAAGCTTGGTTTGATTGGATGGCTTCACAAATGTGGCTTCAATTGATTGTTCTTGTCGCATTAGATCTTCACACTTTTTTTTTGCCTTATTGTGATTACTGTTCGGCCCTCCAACGTGTGTATCTAATCTTTTCTTTTTGTGCCAACTTCTGAATCCTATACTTGAAAATGTTTCACCTCCACGTAGATGAATGCTTTCATcttgaaataaataacaacataaacaataaGCAACATCTTCAATTTCACTATACTCCAAccaatcatgatatattttaaacCATTTACGATTAAAATGACGTTTTAATCCAGAAATATCTCTTTGAGAAAACTCTCGAACTCGAGGTTGATGAGGACCTCTTTGAATATATGCTCGCCTAATCTCATCATGATCATTCGAATGATATTTCCaaatggattttttttcttttggatctGCCAGTAAAGAATTCAAGTTTACTCCTTGCTTTTGTCTTTTAGCAGAATGATGATTTTCTTCTACTTGATTCAAGTTCTCTTCCACGCGAGGAGTATTTTGAGTGGATGAACTTGATTGCGGCAACTTTGATGATACCGGAGCAAAATATCTCTTCATTGAATTTAGAACCTGTATTGCCGAATTAAACGTTTCACTAGATTAGTAAGAGTTACTGtaattaattgaattttaaaaatttgtaaaaaagtaactaaaattgaagagaaaatcaattgtgattttcttcaattttaagtagaaagaattttttttaagttgaggaaataaaaaataaccgTAATAATTTAATATCTATAAAAGATTAAAAGTAGAGAATAAAGAGCAACGAATAAACTTGATAAATTTCTTGATTGATGTGAGAttggccttttttttttttgcttggaGGCTAtagggttttttttttctttatgttgtaGGGAATGGGGAATAAGGGGGAATTAAGGATTGAAGAGTCaacatatttttagaaaaaatgttgaaaattaaatttattttttacctAGAATATATTGAATTAGCGTGTTGCTGCTGCTTTACTGTTGCTTAAaggttaaaacaaaaaaagaggtTGTTTGCTTTTGAAAAAAGACAACCAAAAACGAAGCTGCTGCTGCAAGGGATCGAACTCATGACGCCTGTCTTAGGATTTGACCCCCCTTCCACTAGACTAGCGACTTAACTTGTTCATAGTGGGTTCAAACGgaaatatatatacttttatctttataaagactgattatatatacatatatatacggtataatttttcgacgaagtgGGTTCATATGAACCCACTTGAACCATAGTGGGTCTGCCCCTGGCGACCTCTacatcttcctatctagggtcatgtcctcagtaacaCATGTTATGCCcgatcacctccctccagtatttcttcggcctacctctacccctcctgaaaccatccaaagctagcctctcacacctacgaactggggcatctgtgCTCCTCCTcgtcacatgcccaaaccatctcagcctcccttccgcatcttgtcctccaccgaagccacttccACTTTCtctcggataatctcattcctaactcttaTCCCCTCAAGTAAGTCCACAtctccaacgcaacattctcatttccgccaccttcactatttgaatgtgagagttcttgactggccaacactctgctccatacagcaggaccactctgtagaacttgcctttaagcttaaggggcaccttcttatcacacaacattcctgaggcgagcctccacttcatccaacttgcctcaatacgtttagagacatcctcgtcaatctttccattcccctgaatcatagatccaagatacttaaaactatccctcttaccaTATAGTCCACCAAATAGTATTAGGAATGATTCTCTGGTTGCTTCTGTTCTTTGCTTTTAGTAGTGCTTCTTTCCAGCTGTATAGAGCCGAAATAAACCTGTCTCaatcaaatattcaaaaaattaggTTTTTTAGCACTAGAAGTTCTCTACATCTTCAACTTGCATATACATATATTACAAGGTTAATCATATCCGAGCTAACATTAGACTTAACATTTGGTAGAGGAacaaattttcttgaatttttgctTCACTTGTTTTCAAATGGTTGAGAGCACTCATCTTCTCCAAATTCCCAACATGTGGTATGTAAAGAATTTTCTTGAGAGATCTGAAAGAAAAAACTTTATCCATCTTTGTGTATGTGGATTTACTGTAGCCAAGAAAATAAGATGAGTGAAGGGACGGCGGTTGTGAAAAGAGGAAGGGTGATAGATCTGAAGAAAGTGATTCTTAATTCTTATGAAGACTAGGGAAAGGCTACTACCGAATGTAAGTAAGGTTGAATCTCACAATAATATCCTTGAGAAAGAATCTGAGAAGGCTCCTGATAAGGTGGACTGTTGTTATAATATTTAGAAGGTAACTTGGTAATTAAGGAAGGTTTCAGTGAAGAGAAAAATTCTAGTGACAACAAGTACTAAAGAAAGACGACCTCGGTCTCAAATTAGGGTACTTTTTAGGAAACATGTGCTGAGGAAGAGGGGGAGTCTTCTAAAGAAGACATGAGCTGCCAAGAAGAAGAGTTGAGAAAGATAAATTTGGGACTTTGAAGAATGTTTGGGAATTTCAGATACAAGATTCACAAAGGAGTATTGACAATTGAGCATTGTGTTGATAGATGAAAAGATGTATCCGCTATTCAgtgtttaaattaaatacttagaaGTGTAATACATGAACTAATAGATGCATATATCTTTCAAGATAAAAAAAGAACTGATCCTGGATCTCAAATGGCCTACAAGGGTTAATGGCGAACAAAAGAACTAATGGTATAGGTATTTAAAAAAACAAGATTTAATGTTATATAGTATTTCTAAGTTCAAAGTTTTGAAGTGAGTGATAACTGATTTGAACCCTGATGATACTTGAGTAAAAAAAGCAACGAAGGACTATATATCATAGTCGACAAATTCACTTCTGCACATTTTAGAAGCCCTTTGAAGTGGATGCTAATTTATGCTAGATAACAATGAAGAAATTCTGTATGCAAAAGGGAGGAGGAGGGGGTTTAGAGCAAATTCACTTGAGGAAACTCTCTTGTCTATTGCAACATGGTGGTCAGGGAGGGACTTCCTGGGGAGTAAGAAGTGGTTGAAACTGGATGGTGGGGAGGTTCACTTTGAGAGTAGTCTGCAATGGTGGCAGGGGTGGAACAGGAGCCACAAACTACTCCAGCATAGTTTTTCAAGAGTAAAGAATGAGcaaatcttatttttatttttcaagagtAGTGAATGAGCAAATCTTATTGTTAACAAAGTTTAAATATGTGGAAGACTTGGACGCTAGAATGTGCCTTCAGGAAAAATCGAAGTCATCCTACCGTTATGTCCTCTTTGATGTGGTGCTTAAATTCTGCTGATAAATGTATAGCTGCTATTGATAGATAGTAGTTGTCTCTCAATGTAAGGTAccttcaaattttatttctacTGCACATGCTCTTTTGGAATGTGGATTTCCCAGGAaactaattttatcttagttATTAACTTAACTATGATTTCAATGTAGAGATAATTTCTTTGCCCAAATATAACCGATAACCATGCTACTGGAAACAGCCTCTATCTctacaaggtaggggtaaggatTGTgtgcactctaccctccccagaccccacttttggGATAACACTGGGCATGTTGTTATAACAGATGCCGATGCAATGTGATTATGAAATTGTAATTAATCTTACTCAATGATTTCAAAGTATGAGATGAGCTTCTCTTTCCTGGATCATAACAGATGGCCAAACACTGGTTATGAAATCACAGTTCAAGATTAGATCTTGGTGTGTATTTCTATGTAATTCTTGATGGTGGCAATGTGTGTTTTGCTGTTACTGTGTGACCAAACATTCAGTCATGTGGGGTAACATCTGTCAATTTCTGAATTTCCCAGATGATGTGGTCCCTTATGCCACTGCAGATGAAAGAATTGTTGAAATTCGCGGAGAGGGTTTGAAGGTGCTTGATGCTTTTGAGGCGGTAGTCAGACAACTGAGAAAGTTTTTGGTTGATCATAGTATGATACCTATATTTGAAAAGACGGTAAGTTTGATTCTATTGGCTGAAGCTTAATTGTCTAAGTGTGTTTTTACGAATACATGTTCTACTGCCAGTGCTCTCAAGATCGGCCATTGGAGTCCTGGGCTGAAAAATCACAGTCCTTAAATTCCGAAGCTGGAGCAGTTTCTGATTATTCTTTTTCCATGAACCGAGACACTTACTTACTTGATTGTGAAGCCGCCATGGACTCCAAACTCCCGCGCTCTACGCTATCACTGTATGGACAGGATCCTGGACATGGTGGCATACGTACTTCTGCTGGCCGAATTGGTCCTGTAGTAACACAGGTTAGTTTTATGGATACTCTGTGTCTCATGGAATTTGTGGCTTCATTGTGGTTTAAGTTTGTCCCATTACGTAGCAGAGGATTGCTATTTATACAGTGTATAATTAAGTAAACTCCATCTGTATTCAAGTATTGTGAAATGAATTCTCAACAAGAATGCATGATACGACCTGAAGCTCTTTGCCGAGTCTAGCAAATTTTAACTTCACACTGATAGATCCGCCAGGAGTACACATCTACTTCATGTCAACCTCAAAAGTTTATACAAACATTAGGTGGTACCAGTATACCACATAAGATGCTAAAATACCCCTGTTTGCATGTGAGTGTGTTTTAATGATgcatataaattaatttattttttaattcaatttttatgaacttttacAATATTTACTGCGTCTTTCCTTGTATATtataaaaagagaaattaaaaactGGATCCACTCTGTTCTTGAATATGTAAAAGCTCTTTCTTTCTGCTTAGCCACTAGCCTAAGAATATGACCACACTATATGTATTTAATGCGATGTGTCAGCGCTTATGAATCGTTTCTTTCTCTTTACTTTTTCCTCTTAGATGACAAAGGTCATGCAAGTACCCCTGTTGTATGCTGAGGACATCATTGGTATTGGTGGAACCAATATAGCGTACATTCGCCGCACAAGTAAGGCAGTTCTTACTGTGCAAGAGAGCAGAGGCTTACCTGAAGAGATAACTATTGAGATTAAGGGTTCCTCATCGGAGGTTCAAACAGCCGAACAGCTTATTCAGGTATGGAGCTCATCTTTAGGGGTCAGATCATCACCCTACACCTcacttttccttttatatatgaCTCAAGTAATTTGTAGTTTCATACGAGTCTATAGCAGGTGATCGTGGTCCTTTAGCTGGTCTTATTCATTTATGTGTCTACTCTACTAGATTAGATTCCCTCTGGATCATTTTCCCTTGGATTACAAAAGATCTAAATATGTTAAACACCTGTTGGTAGTTTTGGGGTGTTGAGAGCAGAACTTTGTGGCCTTAAACTGTCTGCAAATATAAGCTGTTGCTATCTTTACACATGGATTATACTCCATGTTTGGGTAGAGGAACTCTAGGTGGCATCGGTATAGGAAAATCTAGCATGGGTGATGAATATCTTTAcaagtatgattctatttggaatTTAAGTAGTTTGTTCTATTTGTTACCAAGGGCTTATTTGGTTAATCTGAACCTTTTGATTAAATTAGTAGTATAAGTCTGATTAAATCGATTAATCTTTAAACACTTTCGTCTAAATAAATCAGAGATAGATGTACAATCAAAACCAAAACCTTAGAGTTAAGTATTAAAAGTAAATTAGAAATTATCCGGTCATATCTTGCCCATTTTCTGATTTATCACTACTTTGAGGTCTTGTTATAGGGTAGGTTGGCTCTACACGTTTCATTGAAACATTCGGAGAAACAAAATGTTAAAGGATAAAAATGTTGATAAAAGCACGACCCAGCTAGCTTATGCTtgtttattcacttgtttttttGTGCAGGAGTTCATTAGCAACCACAAAGAGCCAGCCCCGAGCATGTATGGGATGCGTGAGCCTGGATTTGGTTCTTTTTCACGTTATGCTGACTCCTACTCATCATCGTCGTTTCAATCTGAGCGTTTTGGGGGGTATGGTTCCTCTAGTTTTGGAGGCTACAACAATTTTAGATACTAAGCGTGAAAACCTTCTGGAATAGTTACGGGCGAAAATTCTCGTTTACAACTCGTGGAACCGTTTTTAAAGACAGATTCATGTATGTAATTAACTCCTGCTCAAGTTCTATAGAAAAGTTAGTATTGAACTTAGTTTTTTAGTGCTTTTTCTAGATAATTGTTATGATCCTATTACAAAAAGTCCCACCTAGGTTAAATGGGGAGTTGATGTGGCTCCTATATAACCTTGAGTTCTCCCACCTTAATAGCTACCTTATGGGGTGTGGTTCTCCCTAGGTTGTATCAATGGTGTCAAAGTCACACATCATCCTCCGTGCACATGTGCCATGGAGGTCTATCTGGGTAAGAGCTACCTACTTGTGGTAAAGTTAAAGCTCCCTAATATGGAGCCGTCGAGGACGGTGGCTGCTGAGTGTGGTGGGGAGCTGATGTTGGGCTTTTGTAGGTTTGATCTCTCACACCTTAAAGCTAGTATTTGGGTTGTGCTGCTCCAATTCTCATTAGAACTGAAACACTGGTACTTCTAACCTTTTATCTAGAAATTTTACAAATTGTAAGAAGTAATTTTAACTATTCAAATATTATTCTTATGATGCATCTTTTTTACAACCTTTTAACCATTGCTTTTCTACTATGATCAATATATAGTTGCAACATTTTAACCCTTGCTTTCCTATACTATGATTAATAAATAGCTACCAAGTCATTAACATATTGAAATTATTTGCTTGTGTAAAATTTTGTTCGgtataaaaatagaaattatttgCTGCTTGTGTTAACTTTTGTTtggtataaaaaatattttctttatttcaatttatgtggcttaATTTGAATTTCG is a genomic window containing:
- the LOC107871692 gene encoding RNA-binding KH domain-containing protein PEPPER-like, which encodes MAFSTEASAFPPSNQDPPSAVATEMVVNDGESAAAASGSGSAIVVKWPGWPGDNVYRLVVPLVKVGSIIGRKGELVKKMCEQTGARIRVLEGPLGNADRIVLISGREDPDAQVSPAMDAVFRVFKRVAGLEGGDPGAAAAGFAFCSFKLLMASSQAVHLIGRHGSTIKEIQERSGASLRVLSEDDVVPYATADERIVEIRGEGLKVLDAFEAVVRQLRKFLVDHSMIPIFEKTCSQDRPLESWAEKSQSLNSEAGAVSDYSFSMNRDTYLLDCEAAMDSKLPRSTLSLYGQDPGHGGIRTSAGRIGPVVTQMTKVMQVPLLYAEDIIGIGGTNIAYIRRTSKAVLTVQESRGLPEEITIEIKGSSSEVQTAEQLIQEFISNHKEPAPSMYGMREPGFGSFSRYADSYSSSSFQSERFGGYGSSSFGGYNNFRY
- the LOC107871692 gene encoding RNA-binding KH domain-containing protein PEPPER-like isoform X1, which encodes MAFSTEASAFPPSNQDPPSAVATEMVVNDGESAAAASGSGSAIVVKWPGWPGDNVYRLVVPLVKVGSIIGRKGELVKKMCEQTGARIRVLEGPLGNADRIVLISGREDPDAQVSPAMDAVFRVFKRVAGLEGGDPGAAAAGFAFCSFKLLMASSQAVHLIGRHGSTIKEIQERSGASLRVLSEDERIVEIRGEGLKVLDAFEAVVRQLRKFLVDHSMIPIFEKTCSQDRPLESWAEKSQSLNSEAGAVSDYSFSMNRDTYLLDCEAAMDSKLPRSTLSLYGQDPGHGGIRTSAGRIGPVVTQMTKVMQVPLLYAEDIIGIGGTNIAYIRRTSKAVLTVQESRGLPEEITIEIKGSSSEVQTAEQLIQEFISNHKEPAPSMYGMREPGFGSFSRYADSYSSSSFQSERFGGYGSSSFGGYNNFRY